A single Tenacibaculum sp. Bg11-29 DNA region contains:
- a CDS encoding Crp/Fnr family transcriptional regulator has product MDLLAQYVKKLVNISDEDLNKFLCLFNLTSIKKKNFLLKQGNVCEFEGFVTKGCFRLYTVDEKGNEHTSYFAIRNWWVTDLNSFLDKTPAKLTIQALEDSEVLIINTENKNKAYQEIPEIEKMFRIMTQKSNVALEQRMIRNISTTADQRYLEFITKYPQISERLTNIQIASYLGISHEFLSKIRRKIVK; this is encoded by the coding sequence ATGGATTTATTAGCTCAGTACGTAAAAAAACTAGTAAACATCTCAGATGAAGACTTAAACAAATTCCTTTGCCTTTTTAATTTGACTTCAATAAAGAAAAAAAACTTTTTACTAAAGCAGGGTAATGTATGTGAATTTGAAGGCTTTGTTACCAAAGGTTGTTTCAGGCTATATACAGTTGATGAAAAAGGTAATGAACATACTTCATACTTCGCCATAAGAAATTGGTGGGTAACAGACTTGAACAGTTTTTTGGACAAAACTCCAGCCAAACTTACGATTCAAGCTCTTGAAGACAGCGAAGTTTTAATCATAAATACAGAAAACAAGAATAAAGCTTACCAAGAAATACCTGAAATTGAAAAAATGTTCCGGATCATGACCCAAAAATCTAATGTCGCATTAGAACAACGAATGATAAGAAATATTAGTACTACTGCAGATCAGCGATATCTTGAATTTATAACCAAATATCCTCAAATTTCCGAGCGACTTACGAATATTCAAATAGCATCTTATCTAGGTATATCTCACGAATTTTTAAGTAAAATCCGAAGAAAAATAGTAAAATAA
- a CDS encoding nuclear transport factor 2 family protein, with protein MKYFLNTLLVVATIIFFASCNQNDDDDVSNELTSAEIARGFYQEVIVEKNMTKFNKYIGNTYIQHAPAYADGVTPLKEELQANADSKNKIEILRVVGENDYAALHSLWTVGSEQYIYVDIWRIENGKLVEHWDQDQSPPSEVKNNNTMHAGPDTNINTKKNLTQNKERAIAVLKTFDNLDDLSAVENFVVDDYIQHNPTATDKKSGLIDLLKFLKSINYQSKTIIAKVIAQGDMVVIHSKVEDLDAKENAISGVVDIFRFDDNGMIIEHWDVIQTMTGQSLNNNNPFEYPNK; from the coding sequence ATGAAGTATTTTTTAAACACCTTACTTGTAGTAGCAACTATTATATTTTTTGCTAGTTGTAATCAAAATGATGATGATGATGTCTCTAACGAATTAACTTCTGCAGAAATTGCCAGAGGCTTTTATCAGGAAGTTATTGTTGAAAAAAACATGACTAAATTCAACAAATATATTGGTAATACATATATACAACATGCCCCTGCTTACGCTGACGGAGTTACGCCCTTAAAAGAAGAGCTACAAGCTAATGCTGATAGTAAGAATAAAATAGAAATCTTAAGAGTAGTTGGTGAAAACGACTATGCTGCATTACATTCTTTATGGACAGTAGGCTCAGAACAGTATATTTATGTTGACATCTGGCGTATTGAAAATGGTAAGTTAGTAGAGCATTGGGATCAAGACCAGTCTCCACCAAGTGAAGTGAAAAATAATAACACAATGCATGCTGGTCCAGATACTAATATTAATACTAAGAAGAACTTAACCCAGAACAAAGAAAGAGCTATTGCAGTTTTAAAAACCTTCGATAATTTGGATGATTTATCTGCAGTTGAAAACTTTGTTGTCGATGACTACATACAGCATAATCCAACTGCGACTGATAAAAAATCAGGCTTAATCGATTTATTAAAATTTTTAAAAAGTATTAACTATCAATCAAAGACCATAATTGCCAAAGTGATAGCTCAAGGTGATATGGTGGTAATACACTCCAAAGTAGAAGATTTAGATGCAAAAGAAAACGCTATTTCAGGTGTGGTTGATATATTTAGATTTGATGATAACGGAATGATTATAGAGCATTGGGATGTTATTCAAACAATGACAGGACAATCATTAAATAACAATAATCCATTTGAATACCCAAATAAATAA
- a CDS encoding PD-(D/E)XK nuclease family protein encodes MNSFISETLDTILQTTKTFENVVFILPSQRAGVFVKQEFKNKILAGFLPQVLNIGDFVEEISEINKADAVQLLFHFYTIYKEVEERPDTFDVFSSWAFTVLQDFNEIDQHLINPRDIFVYLRDIHRLQKWSVKGTFKETELMKDHFYFMEKLEQFYTVFYQFLIKNKIGYQGVLYREATKKVEDFISRNKAKKYYFIGFNALNTAEELLFQEFLSAGNAEVFWDIDKTFYEGNHQAGSFLRKYKKQWKYYEKNSIETIKDYFSEFKNIQVIGASKNITQIKHAGEILSKLSNQNNTALVLADETLLPITLNSLPKNVEAINITMGYPLKDIPTTSLVLAIFQLFNNQEKLKKQEANQFYHKDVVRFLKDASIYKLLQIDDANNVAETISKVIVKENNTFVSQEYINVFISPLEVGLKDIISAVFNPFSTISEFLSRILQLIDVLKDNANDLEKEYLFRFYTAFTQLQNLHIEFNYVQDLKTLYQFFRQLIQSESLSFQGEPLQGLQLMGVLETRMLDFENVIITSVNEGVLPASSQQNTFIPFDVKIAFGLPTYKEKDALFSYHFFRLLQRAKNIFILYNTEHDVFGSGEKSRFVTQLEMMRNDIAEKIIGPKVVTSSTKLKEIQKDEKVLERLQKLAKKGISPSALTNYLYNPIAFYKQKVLKINEFENVEETVAANTMGTVVHDTLEALYKPFIGRFLLVDDVMKMQQKTKELIIFYFSEHFKNGDISTGKNRLVFEVANRFVENFLANEKQLLKDENNKLKIIGTEQNLATEITVDGIDFPIKIHGQVDRIDELNGVTRIIDYKTGMVDANKLKVVDFTSIRDLKHHKAIQVMLYAFLYTQNNKFDFSNNLEAGIISFKNLKNGFLKMNFSSNYRTPDNEVTEEKLTEFMDEIKEFLKELYNPEIDFIEPANLPY; translated from the coding sequence ATGAACTCGTTTATCTCTGAGACTTTAGATACTATTTTACAAACAACTAAAACATTTGAAAATGTTGTATTTATCCTACCATCTCAAAGAGCAGGAGTGTTTGTGAAACAAGAATTTAAAAATAAAATTTTAGCAGGTTTTTTACCTCAGGTTCTTAATATTGGAGATTTTGTTGAAGAAATTTCTGAAATTAATAAAGCAGATGCAGTACAATTACTATTCCATTTTTATACTATATATAAAGAAGTAGAAGAGAGACCAGATACGTTTGATGTTTTTTCTTCATGGGCTTTTACTGTTTTACAAGATTTTAATGAAATAGATCAACATTTAATTAATCCAAGAGATATTTTTGTGTACTTACGAGATATTCATCGTTTACAAAAATGGTCGGTAAAAGGAACGTTTAAAGAAACGGAATTAATGAAAGATCATTTTTATTTTATGGAGAAATTAGAGCAGTTTTATACAGTTTTTTATCAATTTTTGATTAAAAATAAAATTGGATATCAAGGTGTTTTATATCGGGAAGCAACTAAAAAAGTTGAAGATTTTATCAGTAGAAATAAAGCAAAAAAATATTACTTTATAGGATTCAATGCTTTAAATACAGCGGAAGAATTGCTGTTTCAAGAATTTTTGTCAGCAGGAAATGCTGAAGTTTTTTGGGATATCGATAAAACGTTTTATGAAGGAAATCATCAAGCTGGTAGTTTTCTTAGGAAGTATAAAAAGCAATGGAAATATTATGAAAAAAACTCAATTGAAACGATAAAAGATTATTTTTCTGAATTTAAGAATATTCAGGTAATAGGAGCATCAAAAAACATTACGCAAATAAAACATGCAGGAGAGATTTTATCAAAATTATCGAATCAGAATAATACAGCATTGGTGTTGGCAGATGAAACATTGTTACCTATAACGTTGAATTCACTACCAAAGAATGTAGAAGCAATAAATATTACCATGGGATATCCTTTAAAAGATATTCCTACAACGAGTTTAGTCTTGGCGATTTTTCAATTATTCAATAATCAAGAAAAATTAAAAAAACAAGAAGCAAATCAGTTTTACCATAAAGATGTTGTTCGGTTTTTAAAAGATGCATCGATATATAAATTATTACAAATAGATGATGCTAATAATGTCGCAGAGACTATTTCAAAAGTTATTGTTAAAGAGAATAATACATTTGTTAGTCAAGAATACATTAATGTGTTTATTTCTCCTTTAGAAGTAGGATTAAAAGATATTATTAGCGCTGTTTTTAACCCATTTTCTACGATATCTGAATTTTTATCGAGAATATTACAGTTAATTGATGTTTTAAAAGACAATGCAAACGATTTAGAAAAGGAGTATTTGTTTCGTTTTTATACTGCGTTTACACAATTACAAAACTTACATATTGAGTTTAATTATGTACAGGATTTAAAAACATTATATCAGTTTTTTAGACAGTTAATACAATCTGAAAGTTTATCGTTTCAAGGAGAACCGTTACAAGGTTTACAGTTAATGGGAGTATTAGAAACACGTATGTTAGATTTTGAAAACGTGATTATAACATCGGTAAATGAAGGAGTATTACCCGCAAGTAGTCAACAAAATACTTTTATTCCGTTTGATGTAAAAATAGCCTTTGGTTTACCGACTTATAAAGAAAAAGATGCACTTTTTTCATATCACTTTTTTAGATTGTTACAAAGAGCTAAGAATATTTTTATATTATATAATACTGAGCACGATGTTTTTGGAAGCGGAGAAAAAAGTCGTTTTGTTACGCAGTTAGAAATGATGCGAAATGATATTGCAGAAAAGATAATTGGCCCTAAAGTAGTAACATCATCAACTAAGTTAAAAGAGATTCAGAAAGACGAGAAGGTTTTAGAACGCTTACAAAAATTAGCTAAAAAAGGAATTTCACCATCGGCATTAACTAATTACCTATATAACCCAATTGCATTTTATAAACAAAAAGTTTTAAAAATAAATGAATTTGAAAATGTAGAAGAAACGGTAGCAGCAAATACAATGGGTACTGTTGTTCATGATACTTTAGAAGCATTGTATAAACCATTTATAGGTAGGTTTTTATTGGTAGATGATGTTATGAAAATGCAGCAAAAAACAAAAGAATTAATAATTTTTTATTTTTCAGAACATTTTAAAAACGGAGATATTTCTACAGGAAAAAACAGATTGGTTTTTGAAGTGGCAAACCGTTTTGTAGAAAATTTTTTAGCGAACGAAAAACAATTGTTAAAAGATGAGAATAATAAATTAAAAATTATTGGAACAGAACAAAATTTAGCTACTGAAATTACTGTTGATGGAATTGATTTTCCTATAAAAATACACGGACAAGTAGATAGAATAGATGAATTAAATGGGGTAACTAGAATTATAGATTATAAAACAGGAATGGTTGATGCTAATAAATTGAAGGTGGTTGATTTTACAAGCATTCGAGATTTAAAACATCACAAAGCTATTCAAGTAATGTTATATGCTTTTTTATATACTCAAAACAATAAATTTGATTTTTCTAATAATTTAGAAGCTGGAATTATTTCATTTAAAAACTTGAAAAATGGGTTTTTAAAAATGAATTTTTCTTCTAATTACCGAACTCCAGATAATGAAGTAACTGAAGAGAAGTTAACTGAGTTTATGGATGAAATAAAAGAGTTTTTAAAAGAGTTATATAATCCAGAAATCGATTTTATTGAACCTGCAAATTTGCCTTATTAG
- a CDS encoding amidohydrolase produces the protein MKTNNKLKVALIQSDLVWENPTENRKNFEVKINKLGSDIDLIILPEMFTTGFTMQVSNLAETMGGKTIAWIQQLAAKKKSAITGSIIITENGNYFNRLLFVHPCGKIDFYDKKHLFTLANEHKTFSPGNKRILINYKGWKISPLICYDLRFPTWARNTDNYDLLLYVASWPTPRVEAWNSLLKSRAIENMSYTIGVNRVGTDANGYEYNGNSVAYDVLGNCLEKNDNGQEISLIIELDKENQNKVRTKFGFLEDRDLFTFQ, from the coding sequence ATGAAAACTAATAATAAACTTAAAGTAGCACTTATTCAATCTGATTTAGTTTGGGAAAACCCTACAGAAAACAGAAAGAATTTTGAAGTTAAAATAAATAAGCTTGGTTCTGACATTGATTTGATAATTTTACCTGAAATGTTTACTACAGGTTTTACCATGCAAGTAAGTAATTTAGCAGAAACAATGGGTGGTAAGACTATAGCTTGGATACAACAGTTAGCCGCAAAAAAAAAGAGTGCAATTACAGGAAGTATCATTATTACAGAAAATGGTAACTACTTTAATCGGTTACTCTTTGTACACCCATGTGGTAAAATTGATTTTTATGATAAAAAGCATTTATTTACGCTCGCTAATGAACATAAAACATTCTCACCTGGTAATAAACGCATTTTAATTAATTATAAAGGCTGGAAAATTTCTCCTTTAATTTGTTATGATTTACGCTTCCCTACGTGGGCTAGAAATACAGACAATTACGATTTACTTTTATATGTAGCTAGCTGGCCTACACCAAGAGTTGAAGCGTGGAATTCATTGTTAAAATCGCGTGCTATAGAAAACATGAGTTACACTATTGGGGTAAATAGGGTAGGAACTGATGCTAACGGATATGAATACAACGGAAATTCTGTTGCATATGATGTATTAGGAAATTGTTTAGAAAAAAATGATAATGGGCAAGAAATTTCTTTAATTATTGAATTAGATAAAGAAAACCAAAATAAGGTGCGTACCAAATTTGGTTTTTTAGAAGATAGAGATCTTTTTACTTTTCAATAA
- a CDS encoding acyl-ACP desaturase, which translates to MSIQNIRKEVMKTLEKNIDSFVDKFLIPAEKIWQPTDFLPNSQKDTFITEVEEIRELSKELDDDFWVVLVGDTITEEALPTYESWLLDLDGITQHPDNGWAKWIRAWTAEENRHGDVLNKYLYLSGRVNMREVEITTQHLITDGFDIGTASDPYKNFVYTSFQELATYVSHLNVAKIAKKKGHKALAKMSRIIAGDEMRHHQAYTEFVKQIFKIDPSEMMLAFQYMMKHKIVMPAMHLRESFGAKGSLFDDFSTVAQRVGVYTGFDYVDIIKKLNIAWEIDKITNLSPEAEKARDYLMKLPDRMYRITERITVPDTKFEFKWMIPS; encoded by the coding sequence ATGTCAATACAAAATATCCGAAAGGAAGTTATGAAAACTCTCGAAAAGAATATCGATAGTTTCGTAGATAAGTTTTTAATACCAGCAGAGAAAATTTGGCAGCCAACCGATTTTTTACCAAACTCACAAAAAGATACTTTTATTACAGAAGTTGAAGAGATTAGAGAGTTGTCTAAAGAATTAGATGATGATTTTTGGGTGGTATTAGTTGGGGATACAATTACTGAAGAAGCATTACCAACGTATGAATCGTGGTTGTTAGATTTAGATGGAATTACACAACATCCAGATAATGGTTGGGCAAAATGGATACGTGCTTGGACAGCAGAAGAAAACCGTCATGGAGATGTATTAAATAAGTATTTATATCTTTCAGGAAGAGTAAACATGCGTGAAGTAGAAATTACAACACAACATTTAATTACTGATGGGTTTGATATTGGTACAGCTAGTGATCCGTATAAAAACTTTGTGTATACGAGTTTTCAAGAATTAGCAACGTATGTTTCACATTTAAATGTTGCAAAAATTGCAAAGAAAAAAGGACACAAAGCATTAGCAAAAATGTCTAGAATTATCGCAGGAGATGAAATGCGTCATCACCAAGCATATACCGAATTTGTTAAGCAAATATTTAAGATTGATCCTAGCGAAATGATGTTAGCTTTTCAATATATGATGAAACATAAAATAGTAATGCCTGCAATGCACTTAAGAGAGTCTTTTGGAGCGAAAGGTAGTTTGTTTGATGATTTCTCTACAGTAGCTCAAAGAGTTGGTGTATACACAGGTTTTGATTACGTTGATATCATAAAAAAGCTAAATATTGCTTGGGAAATTGATAAAATTACAAATTTAAGCCCAGAAGCCGAGAAAGCTCGTGATTATTTAATGAAATTACCAGATAGAATGTATCGAATTACAGAACGTATCACAGTTCCTGATACTAAATTCGAATTTAAATGGATGATTCCATCATAA
- a CDS encoding 1-acyl-sn-glycerol-3-phosphate acyltransferase — translation MKFLSYIVSSVFALVFFLLLIIFHPLQWLGLKLFGQNGHQNVVNIMNWFLIKSLLILGIRVQVENEQDLPEDTTLIFVSNHQSTFDISPIIWHFRKHHPKFVSKKELAKGIPSISFNLRHGGAALIDRKDARQALTELASFSKKIKKNKWSAAIFPEGTRSRTGKPKSFSVNGLKMIAKYNPEAYVVPLTINNSWKVFKYGKFPLGLGSPIKIKTHAPIKVDSLPFNELIASVEKTVKESIL, via the coding sequence ATGAAATTTTTAAGTTATATAGTATCATCAGTATTTGCATTAGTATTTTTTTTACTGCTAATAATATTTCATCCTCTACAATGGTTGGGGTTGAAATTATTTGGTCAAAATGGGCATCAAAATGTTGTAAATATTATGAATTGGTTTTTAATTAAATCATTATTAATTTTAGGGATTCGTGTTCAAGTAGAAAATGAACAAGATTTACCTGAAGACACTACGTTAATATTTGTGTCAAATCATCAGAGTACTTTCGATATCTCACCAATTATTTGGCATTTTAGAAAGCATCACCCTAAGTTTGTATCTAAGAAAGAACTAGCAAAAGGAATACCAAGTATTTCTTTTAATTTAAGGCATGGTGGGGCTGCTTTAATAGATAGAAAAGATGCAAGGCAGGCATTAACAGAATTGGCAAGTTTTTCTAAAAAAATAAAAAAGAATAAATGGTCTGCAGCTATTTTTCCAGAAGGAACAAGAAGTAGAACCGGTAAACCGAAATCATTTTCGGTAAATGGCTTAAAAATGATAGCTAAATACAATCCAGAGGCATATGTTGTTCCGTTAACAATTAATAATTCTTGGAAAGTGTTTAAATATGGTAAATTTCCATTAGGCCTTGGTAGTCCAATAAAAATAAAAACACACGCACCAATAAAAGTAGATAGTTTACCGTTTAATGAGTTGATAGCTAGTGTAGAAAAGACAGTTAAAGAATCAATTTTATAA
- a CDS encoding TonB-dependent receptor domain-containing protein, translating to MRNFKNVLLAALFFVTATVLGQGVTTSSMRGKITDNLNEPLPGANVLVVHVPSGTKYGASTNFDGLYRISNMRIGGPYKVTISFVGYANSVKEGLYLNLGVTETVSVKLQENANVLEEVIISTSSNTKDGSETKVSRKQIASLPTLSRSIADFARLTPQAQISGDNQISIAGQNNRYNAIYLDGAVSNDVFGLSSSGTNGGQTGVSPISLDAIDQFQINIAPFDVKQSGFAGGSINAITKSGTNKTQASAYSFFRNEKLAGKTPVDVAGSNERIKLPEFTALTYGARIGGAIKEDKLFYFVNYEKQDNETPRTFFVDNYTGDSDATALSNLSQFIANEYGYNVGGYENAISSLKSDKLIAKLDWNINDNHKLSLKHSYVKGVSNRANSSSTRSINFSNGNQVFESTTNTSTLELNSTFGSKYSNNLVVGYTKVKDDRGFNGNPFPNVRIRDGRGRVSFGSEAFSTANLLESEVLTLTDNFDIFAGAHKVTIGTHNEFSSMNNVFFGRNFGYYEFANVNDFLTKQNAIRYRLGYSLIGGNGDTSEGSAKFNAYQFGIYFQDEVTVSDKFKVTAGLRFDVPFWENGRNNPDFNTRTIGLLKAAGKDLKGARVGKGIDSKMHISPRVGFAWDVKGDRSTKIRGGFGIFTSRVPLVWPGGAYNNNGVTSGNIDIRGAGNTPVFNPDVNSQFQDPVAGSGAIAGSVDLFAANFMLPQVFKVNLAIDQKLPANFNISADFIWNDNIKAIKYENLNLEGPQFSTTEAGSRPNYEYKRVDNNYQGIYLASNTGEGSSWNFATTLSKNYYSNFLDIRAQASYSYGDSDVVNDPTSSQNSSQWSRVENINGANNLGLSRSDFAQGHRVLSNASIDLKWNASNKTTLGLFYDAGQGNVFSYVYNDRGALAGDSGDSNSLVFVPANASQINLVDEGSFTAAQQWTALNSFIESNDYLRSRRGKFTERNGDRSKWSHVVDLKFAHEFKLKGKKNSHAIELTADIFNFTNLLNKNWGKRYYSGSFNAVQLVKFEGFESDGTTPEYSYDPSAEGSLNRSDDSGSNSSRWQMQIGIRYKFN from the coding sequence ATGAGAAATTTTAAAAATGTTTTACTGGCAGCATTGTTCTTTGTAACGGCTACAGTTTTAGGACAAGGGGTTACAACTTCGTCAATGCGAGGTAAGATTACAGATAATCTTAATGAGCCTTTACCAGGAGCTAATGTATTAGTAGTTCACGTACCTTCAGGTACAAAATATGGTGCATCAACAAACTTTGATGGTCTTTATAGGATATCTAACATGAGAATTGGTGGGCCTTATAAAGTTACAATTTCGTTTGTAGGATATGCAAATTCTGTAAAAGAAGGATTGTATTTAAACTTAGGTGTTACTGAAACAGTAAGCGTTAAGTTACAAGAAAATGCTAATGTTTTAGAAGAGGTTATAATTAGTACTTCGTCTAATACTAAAGACGGTTCTGAAACAAAAGTATCTAGAAAACAAATAGCTTCATTGCCAACACTTTCTAGATCTATAGCTGATTTTGCAAGGTTAACACCTCAAGCTCAAATTAGCGGAGATAATCAAATTTCAATAGCAGGTCAAAATAATAGGTATAACGCTATTTATTTAGATGGTGCTGTAAGTAACGATGTTTTTGGTCTATCTAGCTCAGGAACTAATGGAGGTCAAACGGGTGTAAGCCCAATTTCATTAGATGCTATCGATCAATTTCAAATTAATATAGCTCCTTTTGATGTAAAACAATCAGGTTTTGCAGGAGGTTCAATTAATGCAATTACAAAATCAGGAACGAATAAAACACAAGCATCAGCTTATTCTTTTTTTAGAAATGAAAAATTAGCAGGAAAAACACCTGTGGATGTTGCTGGTAGTAATGAAAGAATAAAATTACCAGAATTTACAGCTTTAACTTATGGAGCTAGGATAGGTGGAGCAATAAAAGAAGATAAATTATTTTATTTTGTTAATTATGAAAAACAAGATAACGAAACTCCAAGAACTTTTTTTGTTGATAATTACACTGGTGATTCAGACGCTACAGCTTTAAGTAACTTATCACAATTCATAGCAAATGAATATGGTTATAATGTAGGAGGATATGAAAATGCTATTTCATCTTTAAAAAGTGATAAATTAATTGCTAAGTTAGATTGGAATATTAATGATAATCATAAGTTGTCATTAAAGCACTCTTATGTAAAAGGTGTGAGTAATAGAGCGAATTCATCATCTACAAGAAGTATTAATTTTTCTAACGGAAATCAAGTATTTGAATCTACAACAAATACTTCTACACTGGAATTAAATTCTACGTTCGGAAGTAAATATTCTAATAATTTAGTTGTTGGATATACAAAGGTTAAAGATGATAGAGGTTTTAACGGTAACCCTTTTCCTAATGTAAGAATTAGAGATGGTAGAGGACGTGTTTCTTTTGGTTCTGAGGCCTTTTCTACAGCTAACTTATTAGAATCTGAAGTGTTAACTCTTACAGATAATTTTGATATTTTTGCAGGAGCTCATAAAGTAACAATTGGTACTCACAATGAGTTTTCATCAATGAATAATGTTTTCTTTGGAAGAAATTTTGGTTACTATGAGTTTGCTAATGTAAATGATTTCTTAACAAAACAAAATGCCATTAGATATCGTTTAGGTTACTCTTTAATTGGAGGGAATGGTGATACGTCAGAAGGATCTGCTAAATTTAATGCATATCAGTTTGGTATTTACTTTCAAGATGAGGTAACGGTTTCTGACAAGTTTAAAGTAACTGCAGGTTTGCGTTTTGATGTTCCTTTTTGGGAAAATGGAAGAAATAATCCAGATTTTAATACAAGAACTATTGGCTTATTAAAAGCGGCAGGAAAAGATTTAAAAGGAGCTAGAGTAGGTAAGGGGATAGACTCTAAAATGCATATTTCACCTAGAGTAGGTTTTGCATGGGATGTTAAAGGAGATAGAAGTACTAAGATTAGAGGTGGATTCGGTATATTCACATCTAGAGTTCCTTTAGTTTGGCCAGGAGGAGCATATAATAATAACGGGGTAACTTCTGGTAATATTGATATAAGAGGAGCAGGTAATACGCCAGTATTTAACCCAGATGTTAATAGTCAATTTCAAGACCCAGTAGCAGGTTCTGGAGCAATTGCTGGTTCAGTTGATTTATTTGCAGCTAATTTTATGTTACCTCAAGTTTTTAAAGTGAACTTAGCGATTGATCAAAAATTACCAGCCAACTTTAATATTTCTGCAGATTTTATTTGGAATGATAATATTAAAGCAATAAAATATGAAAATCTTAATTTAGAAGGTCCACAGTTTTCTACCACTGAAGCAGGAAGTAGACCAAATTATGAATATAAGAGAGTTGATAATAATTATCAAGGAATATATTTAGCTTCAAATACAGGTGAAGGTAGTTCTTGGAATTTTGCAACAACATTAAGTAAAAATTATTATTCAAATTTTCTAGACATAAGAGCACAAGCATCTTATTCTTACGGTGATTCAGATGTAGTTAATGATCCAACATCTTCTCAAAATAGTTCTCAATGGTCTAGAGTTGAAAATATTAACGGAGCAAATAATTTAGGTTTGTCTAGGTCTGATTTTGCACAAGGACATAGAGTGTTGTCTAATGCTTCTATTGATTTAAAATGGAATGCTTCAAATAAAACAACTTTAGGATTGTTTTATGATGCAGGTCAAGGTAATGTGTTTAGTTATGTTTATAACGATAGAGGAGCTTTAGCGGGTGATTCAGGGGATTCTAATTCTCTAGTTTTTGTACCAGCCAATGCTAGTCAAATTAATTTAGTTGACGAAGGATCTTTTACAGCTGCTCAACAATGGACAGCTTTAAATAGTTTTATTGAAAGTAATGATTATTTAAGAAGTAGAAGAGGTAAGTTTACGGAAAGAAATGGCGATAGGTCTAAATGGAGCCATGTGGTAGATTTAAAATTTGCTCATGAATTTAAATTAAAAGGAAAGAAGAATTCTCATGCTATAGAATTAACTGCTGATATTTTTAACTTTACTAATTTATTAAACAAAAATTGGGGTAAGAGATATTATTCGGGAAGTTTTAATGCTGTACAATTGGTTAAATTTGAAGGGTTTGAGTCTGATGGTACTACACCAGAATACTCTTATGACCCATCAGCAGAAGGGTCTTTAAATAGGTCTGATGATAGCGGGTCAAATTCTTCTAGATGGCAAATGCAAATAGGTATTAGATATAAATTTAACTAA